One part of the Gammaproteobacteria bacterium genome encodes these proteins:
- a CDS encoding hypothetical protein (Evidence 5 : Unknown function) — MTSQEIHASRDVFDKIGDQAIVVTNPGPVTIHQVGNPSHNIPLQRPPRAKHFTDRESELAQLLDNLRPGCVETLCGPGGIGKSALAAEAVWKVDPKRFPDGIIFHTFYGQLDPNLALEHIARSFGVEPQPTAASAALRALAGKCALLVLDGTEEARDLNKVLEIRGNCAVIVTSRKRMDAVAEPHNVKPLPPNEAVTLLHAWSGHRISDDSIVRCICELVGGLPLAVRLIGRYLVETDETGAEYLDWLRQQPLAALNHGKHRDESVYVLLTRSLEQLSENAGQVLAIFGLLAIVPVSQVVIQPALLDMELRHPLNELVGYGMLARIDGHYAVTHALIRTYLRERCPVPEEVVERIAAYY, encoded by the coding sequence ATGACTTCCCAGGAGATTCATGCCAGTCGAGACGTATTCGATAAGATTGGCGATCAGGCAATAGTTGTTACAAATCCAGGTCCGGTAACGATTCATCAGGTCGGTAACCCTTCGCACAATATCCCCCTTCAACGTCCACCTCGCGCCAAACATTTTACGGATCGAGAGTCCGAATTGGCGCAATTGCTGGACAATCTACGCCCAGGATGCGTAGAAACGCTCTGTGGTCCGGGCGGAATTGGCAAGAGCGCCTTGGCGGCGGAGGCCGTATGGAAAGTGGATCCCAAACGTTTCCCGGATGGAATCATCTTTCACACGTTTTATGGACAGCTTGACCCGAATCTTGCGTTGGAACACATTGCACGCAGCTTCGGAGTAGAACCGCAACCAACAGCCGCCAGCGCGGCGTTACGAGCATTGGCGGGGAAATGCGCCTTGCTTGTCTTGGATGGGACAGAGGAGGCCCGCGATCTGAATAAGGTTCTGGAGATTCGCGGCAACTGCGCTGTGATTGTGACCAGCAGGAAACGCATGGATGCGGTCGCGGAACCCCATAACGTAAAACCACTCCCACCGAATGAGGCAGTGACCTTACTTCACGCCTGGAGCGGTCACCGAATCAGCGATGACTCGATAGTTCGGTGTATTTGCGAACTCGTCGGTGGGCTGCCATTGGCGGTACGACTCATTGGGCGCTATTTGGTCGAGACCGATGAGACCGGCGCGGAATATCTGGACTGGCTAAGGCAACAACCCCTTGCTGCGCTAAATCATGGCAAACACCGCGACGAAAGCGTCTATGTATTGCTCACACGCAGCCTAGAACAACTGAGCGAAAACGCCGGTCAGGTATTGGCGATCTTCGGTCTATTGGCCATTGTTCCGGTCAGTCAGGTGGTCATTCAGCCCGCATTATTGGATATGGAATTGCGTCACCCGCTGAATGAATTAGTTGGCTACGGCATGCTCGCACGCATCGATGGTCACTACGCCGTAACCCACGCGCTAATCCGCACCTATCTGCGGGAGCGTTGCCCCGTACCGGAAGAAGTCGTTGAACGAATAGCCGCGTATTACTAA